Below is a genomic region from Zerene cesonia ecotype Mississippi chromosome Z, Zerene_cesonia_1.1, whole genome shotgun sequence.
ATTGTTGATGATAATATCGAtgaactaaaattatatcaaacgGAAAAAAGTCTTTCAATTAGAATTTGCAAGtcagaatttttatttcttttttcaagtAAATACCTACTATCGCGAAATGTGCAACTAACACGATCATTCAACGTTTATGATACAACTCGATAACACATTTCAACATAAACTATTTTGAACAATGTCTAATCGTTGACACATGTCAATATGACCATTAAAGTTCCTCTCTACTTGATGCTGATGGGGTGGTAAGAAAAGTAGATAATTTGAATGAATGGTAACTCTCGAATCAAAATAACTGAAGTGTTATTTTCTGGTAATGATATCATAAACGTCGGTATATCCATCGCCCACACTCATACATTCCGTACGGTTAGTGTGTGCGAGCACGCGGCGGAGCCGgcgccgcgctcgccgcccgcgccgcccgttGCGCGCCGCATCAAGACTTGGACCGAGCATCTGAAGTATGTTCACTTGCATGCTGTGTTACACTCTGCTATGTGTTAACGCAATTTGTCGGGCTTGTATACACGACGATGTTCATTATATAGTGTCgcaaataaattcatagatTTCAGTTATTCATGACTCCGAAATGCCTGTCTGAATTCTGAttcttaatacataattttactcTCGGTACCTCACGCTAAtatgaaactttttatttctgtcTAGATGGGcgtatagaaaattaaaaaaatgtcattgtTACTTATTGCAAGTATTTAATCTGTAAATAATTAGACCTCacatcttattttttttttctatacatttcGTTATGtctacacatacacacacacgaATTAAGAGTCTGAATCAGTTAAAGCAATTGGATAATTCAAGGCCAGCCTCAATAACTCTGATatcatattgaaattaatttttcttgaaCCATGAACATTCAAGCGAACGTCCGACTTTCATACGTCGTGTTTATAAGTGAGACACCTTCCTTTTCATAGGTATATAGGTTCTCTATCAATCAATGTGTGTCGATTTAATTGGTAATTAAATTCTATGTAAcacaaaaacttataaatatttgttgtatattgtgttttgaaaattccgcttctatttttttttttttttttatttacacccgctctatgttattttataaaaaaatatcatagcCTTGCGCCTTGGCGACTCTTTATATTCATGTCTTGTCTTGTTGTAGGGGACAATATAATCTacgtaatttttgtttaatatattaattgtatgtttaGTTAATTATAGTGATACGTTATGCCTTCAATTCTATGTATAAATTCTCCGTAGTGATACCGTAGTTTCGAACCGttagtaattaaaagttacaaaaagaccattttaatagtataattagACATAGTATGTCATTCATGAATATTCAATAGGTTTACGTGTAAATCAGTCTCTGTTTCAGATAAAAGggtaaaaagtttatatcaaTAGTAGAAAagttaatattgtgttttaaaatcataGCGATCATTTTCAtagtcattttattattttagccCTAGTTAACATTCATTTTGCGTAATTTTcgataattataagtaattattaagaCTGCCAATTATGAAAATAGCGGGTGTTTTTAGACTAGCAGTAATAGCATGGTTTtccgtttctttttatttattttttttgtttgaatggaTGTGAcgtagtatatataattcttatctttgaaataaatctataataacatatatatttttttttaactttacagGCCAATTCTTAAGTCAAGTACGAAAGTcgaatctaaatataaatctgaatATTCCGTGCCTAACAATGGACCCAATCCGTCACTTCGACAAGGACCAAAGGACAATCTTTTATTGTAAGTATCACCTTATATCCGATATACCACTAAGTACTTTGTtagaagtttgtttgttaattaacaatatgttTATACATCGTCCGATGTccatatcctatcctactaatgttataaatgcgaaagtttgtaagtatgtgtgtgtgtgtttgttactcattcacgcaaaactaccgaaccgattgcaattaaatttggtacgtagatagctgaataactggaataacatatagacaactttttatcccgatattcctgcggtatacgaacttacgcgggtgaaaccgcggggagcatctagtaatttatatttataacattttcccACAAATAATGTCAGAAAGTTTGACTTCTGATTAAACATGCATTTCAATCCATGTAATTCAAATCATTAGGGAGGATTACATGACATGGAATGGACCAAACCCGCAACTACGCGTCGGCCAAACAGTCAAACCCGAAGGGCCGGAATCGCGTACAAAACTGATTTCAGCAGCTAGGGGACCTTCAGGTGCCGCTAAAGGACCCTTGGGACTAGCTAAAGGCTccatatataaacaaaccaaGAAATCTGCCAAAATGTAAGTTCATATTAAACAGAAGAATTGTGACAATGAATGCGACTACGCCCGCGTAATCAAAGTTCCGCTCAGTGACAAATccctatattttatatattttaagtgggACTTTTAGCAATAAAAATCTCAAAACTGTTTTCTTTTCCAAGCAGAGGGTTTACCGTGACGTCATAATGctgtactaattccagtgtggaaaatttcaatgttatttatatttatagctttAGGTCCTCTAGCGCCATCGCTTTCCTACACTGGAATTAATACTGTTTTAAGATGTCACGGCAACCTCGTAAGAGGAggaatataaaagttatgaaagttaaaaatgtacctattgaaaaagaaaatttaatatttccgcTAAAACTGAcagtaataaacatattaccGAGTCGCTAATCGTCGTATATGTCGttgtaacttataaaaataagtttattatttatcagtttACAAGGAACAGTCATTACAATACATTCATTTTGCCTGCCCTGAGGGTAATAGCGTgaaggtatatttattatttaagttttgatcccattaaaaatactttaaacacTCACAAACACTCTCATTTGTTAATgcgatatattattttgacagCGGCGAATTTTTTCATCcaacactatttatttaaatttcagtgTGGTGTAAATCAAATCGCTTCGTGTGAAAGTCCACCATCTCTACACAGTTTAGCAACACAGCTTAAGTTTTATCTCCAATATTGCTAAAAATCTAGTATAGTCATTTGAATTAAGCATTATGATCTCAAAGGTACtcgatgtatttttatatacttttttttctctGAATTGTAAATAGctcacttaatattattagacgAATTGACATGTATTTCtacaatatataacatactaggGGAGTATAGGATAATGGAGTTcacttaacaatttttttaaatataactcaaaatttaaattacaactttatatggaacataacatattaattctacataaaagatttatcataatttattagtcTATATTTGGCGTATCCATctaattgttacaaaaatacgaaaaacaCTTCGCAGGCGAAAAGAACTGTTCACACTTTAGTTGTGTGCGTGACCATCATTACCCTATTTTCCCCTACCTACACTGATATATTATCTCGGATgcacgtttatttatattcattttattgccATGTGCCAAATTCTAGAAATGAATTTACACGTCTCCCTAATTAATCCAGTATATCTGATAGAAATACTTCCAGCATAATATTTGGTTGGTGGATTATTACGTATTGTTAAGGTATTttgattcattaaaaacaGTAGTATATTAGTTGATAATTTTGCTATAGTCCTCAACGATGTTCATGCCgtctaaaaatttacaaactaGTCATAAAGCTCAGGAGAATTgctcaattaaatatttgatattcaattatgttattaGATTAGCGTTAGCTAGCGGGCATTAGACGcaatattgtgtatatattcTCGCACATCTTAAaaacttctttaaaatataagtaataaataataataagtagtaTTGCTAGTCGATTCTAAGTATTAGCTGTAGGTATTATGCATATCAATGATtcgatacataaaatatataattaatacgtCACTGTAATTTCAATGTATGCAATTTTCCTTTAACGTGGACTTTAAGGTTAAACTAAACCCTTacgaaatgaaataatttcggCGGATCGTTCGATCGTGTCTTCGTACAATTAGGATATGAAAAGTTTGTAATAAGTGTTAAATAACACTCATTCcaataaaactgtaaaataaaatttacaaatccCCGACTCCATTTTGTGTTGTCGACCATCTTAAATTGAAGCTTTTCATAAAAGAGTATAGTATTTTACTAGTCAAgttgtgaaaatataattaataccatATTGTGTGGCGGCCGCCACCTTTGATCGACTtcgattgtgtttttttattttaaatgaaaaaagaaacaacatCGAAATCGATTCATCTGTTTGAGAGATAAGATACCTCAGGCAGACAGATACATAGACGTCAAGCTTATAACAATACTCTTATTGCGTCGGgggttgaaaataataacatccatttacattttcattagaattaagctttttaatgtaaatgccCTCCAGAAActtaatatcaatttacttcatttaaaaatagtttatttattttttatacatttatctttGTTCTAATTAggtataagtattttattatgattaattaagtaaatgtaatattttgtaatgataGCCCAATATATCTTTCTTATTCGTTTTATCGAGacgtagttttaatataagatattgTGTTTTTCGAGGAAGTTTTGCCTACTGTGCCAAATAATAGAGGTGTTATGTGTATGCTAATTTGTTCTATTAAGTAGATATTGATTTGGCAAACACGAATGAATAGGAACAAAGTAAATCAGTAACGACCTAATATTGCTGAATTAACATAGTGGTGATCTCATGTAATCTATTCTAGTCTAGTTTGCGATCTAGTCAAATCGAGTTCAGATTTGTAGTATTACTTAACATTCCATATTTtggtaattattaaagttgttggaattatattctgtttaattttatccaTATGTGACACCCTCAATCATCCAGATATAGTATTTGAAGTTGATATGCGCCAATGGTCATCGGACGAACAGAACAATTAATGCCTATGTTATTAAGATTATGGAACTGTTTAACATCTCTAAAGTACTTGCTTGCCACTTTTTTCGGacatatataagataatatatgtttaataaaaaaccataTATAAAGAACCAACAAAATTctcattttgtttcatttgcaATTATGCTTATACAAAGTATACGCAAGAGAACTATGAATATAGTAATAGTAGTATAGTACCAACTACGTGACTGTAACAGACGTTAAGGAAGAGTAAAAATGATGCGTTAAAAACACTAAATGGGCCAGTATAATATGGGataagcaaaatatttaaaaaaaatcaaaaattttttttacatttttattcattccaCTCAGCAAAAGTGAtagaaatgaaacaaattggGCTAGGAAATCAATTTCGGCACCTTATGGCGCTGTAACGAATAGATAGATCACCGTATCTTTAAAATCCTGCAACctgcaatattattttaattaatgtatatgtGCCTcctattaatatcaatattggTTTGTAAAAGAGTGATAATTATCGGGACACAACTGTAGTCGGTTcactcataaatataaatgaaaggaTTCGATTCTACAAGCGCTATATCCTTTTCCAGCTGTCGTAATTCCTGTTCcatctttgtttttttaagaatttttggTATTGTGTCTGTCAGCATTGGCAGTTGTAGAAAAGCTTTCTGCATCATTTGCCAATTATGTTTAAGGTCCTGCAACGAAAACAAGTTGTTCCGTGAAGGGAATTatattcgatttatttatgagataatagttaaaattataaagctatAAATCTCACCTCCAAAAGCTTTTTTCGCTCCTCTTCATTAATAAGTTTACACAGGCTTTCTTTGTGTTCTTCGGCGTATTTGATTTTCTCTATTTCTCTCTGAATTTTTCTGTTTCGTTTAACTAAATATGCAGGCATCCTACCAAAATCGGGTCGTAAGCAAAATTCTGGAACTTCTCCTGATCCTTTTATCCTTTTCACATGGCCGTCTCTAGTATCAACTAGTCTAAAAACAGTGTTTGGGGTCATGGGgttaaaacaatgtattagAAATGTGGAGATTTTGATAATCTTTACTAAAGTATTAGTAaagattatcaaaatatacttATGATCATTAATTGCCCTATTAGATAGCTGTGAAAAAGTAGAATaggtaaatataaacttattaccTGGGCTCAACAGCTTTTGGTTTTGTTTTGATCGCcttcttaatatttacaactttgaaattgattttagGCTTCTCTGGTTTCTTCCCGGGTGGAGGTCGTTTTGGAACTGGAGGGAGATTACCAGATACGAAGCATTTATGGTCCGATTTTTTTAAAGGCTGTCCAATGCCCTCACCTTTTTTCAAAAACTGATCGGGTTGTTTTAGAGGCGTTTCAGCATACCCGAAATCACGGCGTGTTAGAGGAATCTTAGTTTCTTTCAATTGCTTTTCTAATTTGGACTCATACCTACAAAATACATTGTACCCGTGCAAATAAAGCATTGTTAAGTGATATTGAAGATatgattcaattaaatttttcctaCCTGGGAGTTTTCGGAGGTTCAGGAGGAGGTTCGTCCAATATTGTGTATATGACTTCATCATGGTGCGTAATTTCCACGATAGACATGGtccactattttaatattgaaaataagtaagtaaatagTAGTATCTAAAAATCTAGATGAgcttgatatttaaaaatacgatgTAGGTATAAAGTTGAAGTTATAGATCGTCATGGAAACAAACACAGCAAACGATATACCTATATAGGCATTTCTTCATTTGTCATCTACGTATTTTTTACATGAACCtgcatttgaaaatatgttgttaactttattattattttgttgttgcTCAGATTCTATAAACAAGTTTGGTAAAAGTATTTGATTGtctcaatttataatttattgttagtaTGTGCGTCAATCACGTAAAAATTGCAAtgcagattttgataaaattttatattgccaTAGGCTAATATTAGGTTCAATTTACAGCCTACgttgtatttgaaaaaatcttagGTGGAGTAAGgtctaaaacaaaataaaattaagcagTTGACGAGATACACGCATAAAGTTGTAAAAGTCAACCTCTACGAAAATCCAAAAAGTACAACGTGATACAAATACCTAATTTATACTTACCTTCTGTTAAAAAGGCATCTATTAGTAAAGGCTATTGAAGTAGGCacgtatttacaataaaatgggTATACCTCATCTcagctaaataaaaaaggttttgtttgttacttttttattgggTCTTGAAATGGGTCCAGACGACTCAAACTTATGTTGTGCaaacaaatttctttaaaaatcagAAAAAACCGGGTAACCGAGCTGGGTGTTTCGCCTCATGGCAAGCGAACACTACCGCCCATGGAATTTTGCAAAGGTAGAAATTAGGAAGCAGTAAGGTATAAAAGAAAGAACtacttaataaattcaataagtaTGCATTAtagcttataattttttctacaaaaaaaattggattTTCGTCCACATTCTACAGCAGATTGCGCAAAAACATGTTTGTAAAGCCTACTTCCAAGTACCTAAAACTTCACGTCTACACGTACTCTTTAATCTGGCGGTGAAGGTGAGCAAGACGCAGAGCGCAGCATGCGCAAACTGTTTGTGCAAACAAGTTCGTCCCGTGGGAACCTGCTATGACATAGGTATCTAGATACAGTTGTGATCAAAACAGTAATGAGTCAAGTAAACACTTATTATAAAAGGTTCATATGAACTGTGTAagattcgtattttttttctatttaattatgtagtCTGTCAATAAAAtccaaaaatctatttattctaGTGTTGATCTGTCAAACTTTATAAATCTGAATTCAAACGAGATAGGTAGGTAAATCTTAGCAGCTAGCGCAGTTCGAACTTCGGCGCACTAAATGCTTTTATAGATAGGTAGCTACCTATCAAAATCGAAATTATTGATGTGGTTTAAACCTTGTAGTGCAATTGCGTATATGCGCAGTAACGATTCGAGATGTTGTCTAATCGCTTCAGACTGGgtgtgtataaatatagtgCATATAAATACTTGGGCATAGCCCGATCGTTATCTAGTATTGATGCATTGGATCAGACAGAAAATCTGAACAATTGCTTAACAACTTTACCGACTAAAGCTAAAGTAGTAATATGTGGTGGTGGCGTTATGGGAGCCGCTGTGGCTTATCATTTATCAAAACGGGGATGGGGTGGAGAAACAATCGTCATAGAAAAAGAaaggtaagaaaattattgaattaatttggtcgaattttgaaattaaatcgcTTCTTTAAACTATCATTAggtaatatcttttaaaataacaatttcgtATTCCTGTAAAAAATCTAATGCATCACCCTTTGTGTTCTACAAAGTACATATTCCAGGAAGTATAGGGACATATCTATGAGAATCCTAcacaaattacaatttcaaaCCAGCAAACACAGTGCTCAGTTCTCTAGATACAATCTAACtttattgttcataaaatgaaattcaatgCATTGTTATAACATAGATTTACTATTTGCATTTTTGACTGGCACCATCCAGAATATGAAACTGGTTTTAgtcttaacaatttaaaaagataaaaaaaatgtttcttaaaaacaattcttaGGGTTGGAGCAGGGAGTCGGTGGCATTCATCGGGTCTAGTTGGTGCATTTAAGCCATCCTTAGCCCAAGTTCGAATTGCTCAATCTTCCATACAACTCCTTAAAGATCTTGAGTCACGAGGGAGAGAAACTGGCTGGAAGCAGTGTGGATCTCTACTATTGGCAAGAACTAGGGATAGAATGACTGTGTATAGGCGGATGAAAAGCCAATCAGTGTATGTTGCTATTTTTATTGCCTTACcttcaataacaatataaaatttacacacaTTCATTTAGATGCAGATCACTTATCCAGTCCCAATTTCACTCACACCACTTTTTGTATTCTTTACCTAAGTCATAGTAATAGGGAAtaaaatttccaaataaataacaattaactgATGATTAAATGATCTAAATCAACACATCCAggaataaacaacaaaatttttgtGTGATAGTCGGCTAAGCAGCTGGTGGATTGTCTAGTGGTAAGTGTCTAGCATCGCCCATTTACAGAGGCGTTATGCGTCTATAAATGGATCACAATTTTAGTGGATGAGGGTTACAAAAAGGATTTTTTGAgagaataaagaaaagcaCTCGGAAGGATAAGGTAATGGATGCGGGCCTCTGAGTCTCCCAATGCAGTAGCATTCACACCTTGTGAAAACTTACCTGCAAATTCATAATGACTACAAAGGCCACTCACCTTGTGATACCTTCCCTGGTGCAAGCTGACTCATTTTGTGATAAAGCAGACTGAACTCccaccatttttttatataaagttagaataaaaaatcgtaagcattaatttcaataaaaacaaaaatcaagaAATAGGTATCCTGGTGTGTTTTTTAATACCAGATTAgacaatatgtatatttgcatCAGATAGGTCCTGGGGCATCCCATGTGAGCTTGTTAGTCCAAAACGTTGTCAAGAAATTTGGCCCTTGCTCAATGTTGAGGATGTCCTCGGTGGACTTTGGATACCAGGTGACGGAGTCGGCGATCCATATCTATTCTGCATGTCACTCATGCGGGAAGCAACTGACAATGGTGAGCACTTGTGATATGAAtagtaaattttgaatattcatttatcGCCTTCATTCAGacttctttgttttttatatatcttatgaATAGTCTGTGGAGTtgaagttattaattaatgcagGTGTTGGAATAATGGAAGAATGTTCCGTGACTGCAGTTCATTCTAAGAACGGTCGGGTTTCCGGCGTAGACACCACTCAAGGGTCTATCGAAtgtcaatattttgttaactgtGCTGGATTTTGGGCAAGGCAGGCAAGTGaatcattattttagttatttcaaatgaattgTAAACTAAACGGAAACTAAATGAA
It encodes:
- the LOC119835602 gene encoding enkurin, encoding MSIVEITHHDEVIYTILDEPPPEPPKTPRYESKLEKQLKETKIPLTRRDFGYAETPLKQPDQFLKKGEGIGQPLKKSDHKCFVSGNLPPVPKRPPPGKKPEKPKINFKVVNIKKAIKTKPKAVEPRLVDTRDGHVKRIKGSGEVPEFCLRPDFGRMPAYLVKRNRKIQREIEKIKYAEEHKESLCKLINEEERKKLLEDLKHNWQMMQKAFLQLPMLTDTIPKILKKTKMEQELRQLEKDIALVESNPFIYIYE